Proteins encoded within one genomic window of Gloeobacter kilaueensis JS1:
- a CDS encoding DUF3593 domain-containing protein, whose protein sequence is MEQGLFAASLFPYLLFLWYATRSGRFPKLALYGFYGTLVFVAVTIPVGAYCQFVLKQSLSNVDWLHGPAESLLTLSNILVVLGFKQALTQPPKNRS, encoded by the coding sequence ATGGAACAGGGCCTATTTGCTGCTTCCCTGTTTCCGTACCTGCTCTTTCTCTGGTATGCCACCCGTTCGGGCCGCTTTCCAAAGCTGGCCCTTTACGGTTTTTATGGCACCCTCGTCTTCGTGGCGGTGACGATTCCTGTCGGAGCCTACTGCCAGTTCGTCCTCAAGCAGTCGCTCTCCAACGTCGATTGGCTGCACGGTCCTGCCGAATCGCTGCTCACGCTCTCCAATATCCTGGTCGTGCTTGGCTTCAAGCAGGCGCTCACCCAACCGCCCAAAAATCGGAGCTAG
- the rpsO gene encoding 30S ribosomal protein S15: protein MPLTQERKQELIGTYQVHETDTGSPEIQVAMLSDRINQLTEHLRSHPKDFSSRRGLLKLIGRRKQLLAYLAANEAERYRALVERLGLRR, encoded by the coding sequence ATGCCCCTGACGCAAGAGCGCAAACAGGAACTGATTGGCACCTATCAGGTCCACGAGACCGACACCGGCTCCCCCGAGATCCAGGTTGCGATGCTCAGCGACCGGATCAACCAGTTGACCGAGCACCTGCGCAGCCATCCCAAAGATTTTTCCTCGCGGCGCGGCCTGCTCAAGCTGATTGGCCGCCGCAAGCAGCTGCTCGCCTACCTGGCAGCCAACGAGGCCGAGCGCTACCGCGCCCTGGTCGAGCGGCTGGGCCTGCGCCGCTAG